The bacterium genome contains the following window.
TCAAAAAAGGTGGTTTTGGTAATACCCAAAGAAGCGATTTTAACCCACAGCATTATCAATCTGAAGCTTTTGCAAAGAGAGGCTAAAAAGCTAAAAAAACAAGTGTCGGTGGTAACTGCAGATGAAGTAGGGCAAAACTTAGCCCGAAAGGCAGGTTATTTAGTTTATAGTTCTCTAAAAGAACTCAATAGCGGAGGAACTTCTCCAGTTGAGTCCCCAGGACCTGAAAAAGGTTTTAGAAAATCTATTGATATCTCTGCACCTCGTCCAGATGGAAAAAGCGTTTTAAAGTCTAGGAGGAGTAAAACAAAGGAAGTAAAACGCAAATCCAAAACAAAGAAATCTGTTTTTAGCCGCTGGCAAAAAGTTGTTTTGTTTGTCGGGTCTTGTTTTGCTCTTATAATTTTGTTTTTTGTTCTTTATCTTTATATTCCTAAAACAACAGTTACTCTTTATTTAAAAGGTGAAGAGCAAACAAGGGATTTTGCTTTAGTTTTATCTTCAAATCCTCAAGAAAAAGAGGTCAAAGCAGAGGTTGTAAGCAAAGAAATAGAAAAAGAAAGCAAGGGTGTAGCCAGCGGAGAAGAGGAAATAGGAGCCAAAGCCAAAGGGGTAATTACAATTTACAACTATTGGGATTCCACACCTCAAGTTTTAGTTGCTCAGACGAGGTTTCAATCAATCTCTACCAACAGAATTTTTCGCATTCAAAAACAGATTACTGTTCCTGGTACAAGTATATCCCAAGGTCAAATTGTTCCCGGTACTCTTGAAGTGGAAGTTATTGCTGATGAGGTAGGGGCTGAATACAATATCGCTCCTGACAAGTTTATTATCCCTGGTCTTCCTACTGCTAAGCAGTCCAAGATTTATGCTGAAAGTAAGGTTCCTATGTCAGGAGGTTATAAAAAGAAAATAAAAGTGGTTACTGAAAGTGATTGCCAAACTCTTTTAAATAAGCTTAAAGAAGAAGCCAAAGAGGAGTTTGCTAAAGAAGTCAAAAAACTAAAAGATGAAGACTTGGTCAAAAGAGATGATTTTGTTTTTGAAAAAGTAAAAGAAGAGGTTTGTTCACCAGCTGTAGGAGATGAGGCCACTGCTTTTACGGGGAGAGTTAAGATAGAGTTTAGCTTTTTTGCTTTTTATGATAAAGATTTGAAAACAAGACTTAGAGAAGAGGCAGAAAAAGTTTTGAGTCCAGCCAAGGAGTTGGCCCAAAGTTCTTTTTCTAAGATGGGGTTTAAGGAGAAAAATCTTGATTTCGAAAACAAAAAGCTGCGTCTTAAGATCAGCACCAATCTTGTTCTTTTGCCTAAATTGAATTTAGAGGCTTTAAAATCTAACCTTGCTGGGCGTTCTAAACAGGAAGCAGAGAGCTATTTAAACTCCTTTGAGGAGATTGAGAAAGCAGAAGTAAGTTTCTTTCCTTCTTTTTGGCAAAAAATACCTTCCCGCCCCTCTCAGATTAAAGTAGAGCTAAAAACAGAGTAATTTTATGAGAAAAAAAGTTATCTTGGTTTTTTTATTAGTTTTTACTGGTTTAGTTGTTTTTTGCTTTTGGTGGTATTGGCAGGGTCTAAAAAGCAAGGGTGGAAGTATAGTCAAGGAGGTTGAAATACCGGCTCAAATTGGAGATGAAGAAGTTTCAGTAATCCTTTTTCGTGAGGGGTTAATCAAGTCTCCTTATGTTTTTCGGATTTATGCTTTTCTGACTGGTAAAGACAAAAAAATAAAAGCCGGCACCTATCTCTTAAACAGCGATCTTTCTGTGCCGGAGATATTAGACACTTTAGTTCAGGGAGAGGTTTTAACCTATAAAGTAACAGTTCCTGAAGGTTTGAGTATTGAGGAAATTGATATTTATCTAAAGGAAAAATATGCTCAATATGGTTTTCAAAAAGGAGATTTTAAAGAGGCAGTTAGGAGTTTTATTGCTGAAGCAAAAGAAAAATTTCCCGCAGTTGCTGATAAGATAGAAGAGTTTGGTTTGGAGGGTTTTCTTTTAGGAGATACCTACTTTTTAAAAACTGACAAAGTGGCCCAAAGATTGGTCTCTAAAATGATTTCTAATTTTGAAAACAAAGCTTGGTCTGTACTAAATCAGGATTTAAGCAAGCCTCTTTCTGACCCTTATCAAGCTTTGGTTTTAGCTTCTTTGGTGGAAAAGGAAGCAAAGACAGAAAAAGATCGACGCTTGGTAGCTGGGATATTTCTTAAACGTTTAGAAAATAATGATTTTCTTCAGTCCTGTGCTTCTATAAACTATGTTTTGTCAGAGAAGAAAAAGGTTCTCTCCAGCAGTGATTTGTCTATTGATTCGCCTTATAATACCTATAAAAACAAAGGTTTGCCACCAGCTCCTATTGCTTCTCCAAGTTTAGAATCAATAGAGGCTGTTTTTAGTCCTCTTTTTTCTCAATACTACTATTTTCTTTCTGACCAAAATGGAAAGCTTTATTTTTCTGCCACCTACGAGGAGCACCTAAAATTGAGGGAGAGAATTATAGGGAAGGGTGATTAAAGTTTTTTATCGGGTTTGCAGAGTTGTGCAGCTGTGGAGTGTGTTTTTATTAAAAGTGATATAATATCTAACGGAAAGATGTTTGAACTTAGATATAAATCACAGAGCTTTTTATCTAGAAGAGTTTTTATAAGGGGTTTTTTGGTTTTCCTTGTTTTTTTTCTTCTTTTAAGCATAGTTTTAGAATTTATTGTTCCCCAGAGCAGTTTAGCAGCCCAAAGTTTTTATGCTTCTTACAATACAACTTTGGATGCAGATGAATCGTTAGGTTCTGCCACGGCTTCTACCAGCTCCTCCTTTCCCTCTTTGGTTTCACCGGGATATGGTGGTTCGGGACAGGCAGTTAGTTTTACTGAAGGACAAACTCTTTATTACTCCCTTGATAACAATTTAAATCCAGCCGAAGGGCAGTTTTCCATAAAGTTTAAACCTGAGTTTAATTTTCAACGTCAGATTCCCACTCTTCCCGGTATAGCTGATTTATACTTTGATCAGGAAAGCGGTTATTTATATATTGCTGCTTCAAGGTATATTAGCGACAGTTCTAGTATAGTTAAACTTAAACCTGATCTCTCAGATTTTGAGTTTATAGGTGGGGCAAATGTTAAAAGCTTAGCTACAAGAATTTGGGGGATATGGTATGATTCTCCTTCTCAATTTATTTATTTTACTGATGAGCGATACGGCAACAGGGTCGGCAGGATTAAAATTGATGGAACTCAATGGAAATTGTTGGGA
Protein-coding sequences here:
- the mltG gene encoding endolytic transglycosylase MltG → MRKKVILVFLLVFTGLVVFCFWWYWQGLKSKGGSIVKEVEIPAQIGDEEVSVILFREGLIKSPYVFRIYAFLTGKDKKIKAGTYLLNSDLSVPEILDTLVQGEVLTYKVTVPEGLSIEEIDIYLKEKYAQYGFQKGDFKEAVRSFIAEAKEKFPAVADKIEEFGLEGFLLGDTYFLKTDKVAQRLVSKMISNFENKAWSVLNQDLSKPLSDPYQALVLASLVEKEAKTEKDRRLVAGIFLKRLENNDFLQSCASINYVLSEKKKVLSSSDLSIDSPYNTYKNKGLPPAPIASPSLESIEAVFSPLFSQYYYFLSDQNGKLYFSATYEEHLKLRERIIGKGD